The DNA segment CTCCAAGAACCTCACCACCCTTCTTCTTGGGATGAATTTCATGAACGAGACCATGCCACACAATGCCAGAATTGATGGTTTTGAGAATCTTCGGGTTTTGGCCATTGACGATTGCCTATTGTCGGGGCAAATACCTTTTTGGATATCAGAGCTAGCGAATTTGGAGATATTGTTTTTGCAAGGTAATCAACTCAGTGGACCAATACCAGCCTGGATCAACACATTGGAATACCTTTTCTATTTAGACATATCAAACAACAGCCTTACAGGAGAAATTCCGACAACATTAATGGCTATGCCAATGCTAACTTCCGAGAAGACTGCAGCTCATTTGGACCCAAGGGTCTTTGATCTGCCAGTTTATGAAGGTCCATCACTTCAACGCCGCATACCAATTGCTTATCCTAAAGCTCTAGACCTAAGCGGAAACAAATTTACGGGTGTGATTCCTCCAGAGATTGGTCAGTTGAAAGCCCTCATTTCACTTGATATCAGCTTCAACAACTTGACAGGACCGATCCCCCCATCCATCTGCAATCTCACAAACCTGCAGGTGCTAGATTTATCCAACAACAATCTCACAGGTGAAATCCCAGCTGTATTGGAGAACCTGTACTTCCTTGCCGTATTCAACGTTTCTAATAATAACCTCGAAGGGCCTATTCCAACTGGCAGGCAATTTAATACATTTCAGAATTCTAGCTTTAATGGGAACCCAGAGTTGTGTGGCTCTATGCTACTTCGTCGATGCAGTTCAGCTCATGCACCTCCAGTCTccacaaaaaaaggaaaaaggaaggcaATTTTTGCAATTGCATTTGGCGTGTTCTTTGCAGGAATTGCTATTCTTCTGTTGCTGGGGCGTCTTCTTGTCCTAATCAGGGTAAAGAGTTTAACATCCAAAAATAGAAGGGAGGATAATGGTGATGTTGAAACAACTTCATTCGACTCCAGCTCTGAGCACGAACTGATCATGATGTCACAAGGTAAGGGAGACAAAAACAAGCTCAAATTCTCTGACATCGTGAAAGCTACAAATAGCTTTGACAAGGAGCACATCATTGGGTGCGGTGGTTATGGCCTAGTCTACAAAGCTGAGCTACCTGATGGCTATAAGCTCGCCATCAAGAAGCTTAATGGTGAAATGTGCTTGATGGAAAGGGAGTTCACTGCAGAGGTTGAAGCACTCTCCATGGCCCAGCATGAAAATCTTGTGCCACTCTGGGGTTACTGCATCCAGGGAAACTCGAGGTTCCTCATATATTCTTTCATGGAGAATGGCAGCCTGGATGATTGGCTTCACAACATGGATGATGATGCCAGCACAATGCTTGACTGGCCAACGAGGCTCAGGATTGCACAAGGATCAAGCAGTGGCCTTTCTTATATCCATAATGTCTGCAAGCCTCACATCATCCATC comes from the Setaria italica strain Yugu1 unplaced genomic scaffold, Setaria_italica_v2.0 scaffold_24, whole genome shotgun sequence genome and includes:
- the LOC101771639 gene encoding tyrosine-sulfated glycopeptide receptor 1, encoding MQPLQFPYKNYSSRLPIPSLGFAALLLISLATLTSSCTEQEKNSLLQFVSGLSQDAGLAKLWQEDTDCCNWEGITCNGNKTVIDVSLASRGLEGHISQSLGNLTGLQQVNLSYNSLSGGLPLGLVSSSSIIVLDVSFNQLNGDLHELPSSIPGRPLQVLNISSNLFTGQFASTTWKGMQNLIALNASNNSFTGHIPSHFCNISPSFSVLELCYNKLSGSIPPGLGNCSKLRVLKAGHNYLSGTLPEELFKATLLEHLSFSSNGLQGILDSTHIVKLGKMAILDLGENKFSGMIPDSIGQLTRLQELHLDYNSMSGELPSTLSNCTNLITLDLKSNNFSGELNKVGFSNFPTLKTLDLMRNNFSGTIPESIYSCRNLIALRLSSNKFHGQLSKGLGNLKSLSFLSLANNSFSNITNALQILRSSKNLTTLLLGMNFMNETMPHNARIDGFENLRVLAIDDCLLSGQIPFWISELANLEILFLQGNQLSGPIPAWINTLEYLFYLDISNNSLTGEIPTTLMAMPMLTSEKTAAHLDPRVFDLPVYEGPSLQRRIPIAYPKALDLSGNKFTGVIPPEIGQLKALISLDISFNNLTGPIPPSICNLTNLQVLDLSNNNLTGEIPAVLENLYFLAVFNVSNNNLEGPIPTGRQFNTFQNSSFNGNPELCGSMLLRRCSSAHAPPVSTKKGKRKAIFAIAFGVFFAGIAILLLLGRLLVLIRVKSLTSKNRREDNGDVETTSFDSSSEHELIMMSQGKGDKNKLKFSDIVKATNSFDKEHIIGCGGYGLVYKAELPDGYKLAIKKLNGEMCLMEREFTAEVEALSMAQHENLVPLWGYCIQGNSRFLIYSFMENGSLDDWLHNMDDDASTMLDWPTRLRIAQGSSSGLSYIHNVCKPHIIHRDIKSSNILLDKEFKAYVADFGLSRLILPNKTHVTTELVGTLGYI